Genomic DNA from Niabella ginsenosidivorans:
GACCAGATACTGGGTGGCGATGATGCGGAAACGATCGACCATTTCCAGGAACGCAATCCGAATGAGGTATTGGTCTTTGGGCCCAACGGCAAATCGGTAAGAGCACGTACCGCCAACCAGAAAAAACTGGTGCAGGAAGCAGAAAAGAATGACATCCTGTTTGCAATAGGCCCTGCAGGTACCGGTAAAACCTATACTGCTGTGGCGTTAGCCGTAAGGGCTTTGAAAAATAAACAGGTAAAGAAGATCATCCTTACCCGCCCGGCGGTTGAAGCAGGCGAAAGCCTTGGGTTTTTACCGGGAGATCTGAAAGAAAAAATTGATCCCTACCTGCGGCCGTTATACGACGCGCTGGATGATATGATACCGGCAGATAAACTGGGTTATTATATGACCACGCGCACCATTGAGATAGCGCCCCTCGCTTATATGCGCGGGCGTACACTGGACAATGCGTTCATCATCCTGGACGAGGCACAGAATGCTACTGACCTTCAGCTGAAAATGTTCCTGACCCGCATTGGTGCTAATGCAAAAGCGATCATCACCGGTGACATGACCCAGGTAGACCTGCCCCGCAATCAGACAAGCGGACTGCAAACTGCGGTGCGTATCCTGCAAAATATTCCGGGAATCAGCCATATTGAGCTGGATGAGGAAGATGTGGTGCGCCACCGTTTGGTAAAAGCCATTATTAAAGCCTATCATAAGGAGCATGAGCACCAGGAAGAGCGGAGAGAGCATAGGGAATATTTAAGAAAAGAAAGGTAAAAAATTCCATTTTACCTTTAAAGGGAGGCTTTAGGGCCCCCTTTTTATTTTGCCGTAAATGACGCGTTATCAAAGCCAGCAGGTACCCCGGCTGCAAAGAATATACAAAACCACACAAATTAAAAAAACAACGGTATTCAATAGTTGTTCTTTAAGGAAAGGAACAACATAAACCGGAACACCAGAAAGTTCCGGAAGCCGTTTTCAGATACGAAGCAAACATTTTACATTTACGATCTTAAACCTTTTTAAAGATGAAAAAAACGATCCGGCTATTTGCCATTATCTTGTTGCTGACTGCCGGTTTTGCAAGCTGCCGGCCTCATGAAGACCCCCAATCAGTTCTAAAGGCCTTTTTTGAACACCTTATAAAAAAAGATATTGAGGGCGCTGCTCAACTGGCTACAAAGAA
This window encodes:
- a CDS encoding PhoH family protein; the protein is MTETIINLETVNPIDFFGVNNNKLDLLKKKFPLLKILSRGTQLKLSGAPEQIAEAKEKINLIVSYIERNGPLSENYFDQILGGDDAETIDHFQERNPNEVLVFGPNGKSVRARTANQKKLVQEAEKNDILFAIGPAGTGKTYTAVALAVRALKNKQVKKIILTRPAVEAGESLGFLPGDLKEKIDPYLRPLYDALDDMIPADKLGYYMTTRTIEIAPLAYMRGRTLDNAFIILDEAQNATDLQLKMFLTRIGANAKAIITGDMTQVDLPRNQTSGLQTAVRILQNIPGISHIELDEEDVVRHRLVKAIIKAYHKEHEHQEERREHREYLRKER